One segment of Arthrobacter sp. MMS18-M83 DNA contains the following:
- a CDS encoding ABC transporter permease, whose protein sequence is MPARAWRSIGAFTQTRIARLIAVVFLVTFATTLMLSLVPGDLAVLIAGEGAPPEAVAGINEMYGFNDPLIVRYWHWITGLFRGDLGSSYINRQAVLGLIAERAPVTLQLALSAIVVALLVSIPLALIAAYRAGRILDRTLDVVTSIFIAVPNFLACIGLVYVFSVELGVLPVSGWTSFSDDPLGNLSHAMLPTLALSLPVIAVFQRVLRADVIATLQQDFIALARAKGLPTHTILIRHAFRPSAFSLLTVAGLRLAELIGGTVIVETVFAIPGIGSLLVTSILNKDLITVQALVALIALFYLLVNLAVDLTYRHLDPRLGK, encoded by the coding sequence ATGCCGGCCAGGGCCTGGCGTTCGATCGGCGCGTTCACGCAGACGCGAATTGCCCGCCTGATCGCGGTGGTCTTCCTTGTCACCTTTGCAACGACTCTTATGCTGTCACTGGTCCCGGGTGACTTGGCGGTGCTCATCGCGGGAGAGGGGGCGCCTCCGGAGGCGGTCGCCGGGATAAACGAAATGTACGGATTCAACGATCCGCTCATCGTCCGTTACTGGCACTGGATCACCGGTCTGTTCCGGGGCGATCTCGGATCCTCGTACATCAACCGGCAGGCTGTTCTCGGGCTCATCGCCGAGCGTGCTCCGGTGACCTTGCAGCTTGCGCTGTCGGCGATCGTCGTCGCGCTCCTGGTGTCGATTCCCCTTGCCCTGATCGCTGCCTATCGGGCCGGGAGGATACTGGACCGGACGCTGGATGTCGTCACTAGCATCTTCATCGCCGTTCCGAACTTCCTTGCGTGCATCGGCCTGGTGTACGTCTTCTCGGTGGAGTTGGGCGTCCTCCCCGTCTCGGGATGGACGTCATTCAGCGACGATCCCCTCGGGAACCTCAGCCATGCCATGCTGCCGACACTCGCTCTCTCGCTGCCCGTGATCGCGGTGTTCCAGCGCGTGCTGCGTGCCGACGTCATCGCAACGTTGCAGCAGGACTTCATCGCACTGGCCCGAGCCAAGGGGCTGCCCACCCACACGATTCTCATCCGTCACGCGTTCAGACCGTCGGCGTTCTCGTTGCTGACTGTTGCGGGCCTGCGACTGGCTGAACTCATTGGTGGCACCGTCATCGTCGAGACGGTCTTCGCCATCCCAGGTATCGGCAGTCTGCTCGTGACATCGATTCTGAACAAGGACCTGATCACGGTCCAGGCACTGGTGGCCCTGATCGCACTCTTCTACCTACTGGTCAATCTGGCAGTCGATCTGACCTACCGGCATCTTGACCCACGATTGGGAAAGTGA
- a CDS encoding cyclase family protein: MSDEIGPDPLAPWVREIASKHDAGRHVEGVQCRGSVALIDEVARLRGVGGVKLGKAISLEKEIETRPDRLAGSRKAADEEKEQWRKLGLSEMPSGHGGVELEVQIGIHGRSAHGGDVIKYDAHGVHNTHLDGLAHIGADATWHGPIPARNTETDEDTMVNWAQHGIATRGVLLDIPAVRGVEWVTAEEPVTAAELDAALTATGVSLELGDALIIYQGRDRYEAAGNIYPSGAATVKRPGIGEDGAKWIASKDPGLVLWDFHDARNTPTGSLEVHSLIWAIGLCLVDNCLLGPAAAALKEAGTSTGLLVAAPTAIHRSTGVLINPLLLY; the protein is encoded by the coding sequence ATGTCAGACGAAATCGGACCCGACCCCCTCGCCCCGTGGGTGCGGGAAATTGCAAGCAAGCACGACGCCGGCCGCCACGTCGAGGGCGTGCAGTGCCGTGGCTCCGTGGCGCTCATTGACGAGGTAGCCCGGCTCCGCGGGGTCGGAGGGGTGAAGTTAGGCAAGGCCATCTCTCTTGAAAAGGAGATCGAGACCCGCCCCGATCGTCTTGCTGGCAGCCGGAAAGCTGCCGATGAAGAGAAGGAACAGTGGCGAAAGCTGGGTCTGTCAGAAATGCCTAGCGGCCACGGAGGAGTTGAACTTGAGGTGCAGATCGGCATTCATGGCCGCTCTGCTCACGGAGGCGATGTCATCAAGTACGACGCGCACGGCGTGCATAACACCCATCTGGACGGTCTTGCTCACATCGGCGCGGACGCCACCTGGCACGGCCCCATCCCCGCCCGGAATACCGAGACCGATGAAGACACGATGGTCAACTGGGCACAGCACGGCATTGCGACGCGCGGCGTGCTGCTCGACATCCCCGCCGTGCGCGGCGTCGAGTGGGTCACAGCAGAGGAACCCGTCACGGCCGCGGAGCTCGACGCCGCCCTCACGGCGACGGGGGTGTCCCTTGAGCTTGGTGACGCGCTGATCATCTACCAAGGCCGCGACAGGTACGAGGCTGCCGGGAACATCTACCCGAGCGGTGCCGCCACAGTGAAGCGCCCCGGCATCGGTGAGGACGGCGCAAAATGGATCGCCTCCAAGGATCCGGGCCTTGTGCTCTGGGACTTCCATGATGCCCGGAACACTCCGACAGGATCGCTGGAGGTACACAGCCTCATTTGGGCAATCGGCCTATGCCTCGTCGACAACTGCCTCCTGGGCCCCGCCGCGGCCGCGCTGAAGGAAGCAGGCACCTCCACTGGCCTGCTCGTCGCCGCGCCCACCGCCATTCACCGCTCCACGGGCGTTCTCATCAACCCGCTCCTCCTCTACTAG
- a CDS encoding cytochrome P450 translates to MTTVDIDPTKIDFFTDPETAKTAEPYFDYMLANHPVWREPKYGVVIVTGYEEALQVYHQPEVYSSLNRTGGPVLDLPVELVGDDLSELLEKYREYFPNNDQIVTFDPPVHTDHRTLLMGLITPKRLKENEDFLKRTADRFLDGIIPRGNCDFIWDYAKGYTILAVADLLGVPEEDHPMLLELLASAPGPVLGNLELQASHHSSIEKLYDYFVAKIEERRNDPKEDVITGMALATFPDGSLPEPLEVARIASNMFAAGQETTVQLMGIALQRIAEDQDLQGLLRREPSLIPKFIEETLRIEAPIKGSFRLTKVATSIGGHDLSPGTVVMLLHGASGRDPRLFDNPAEFDIERANARQHLAFGRGIHTCPGAPLARAEAVFSIQRFLERTERMWISEEHHGPKDAREWDLIRSYKFRGHNKLFLEYTPKEA, encoded by the coding sequence ATGACCACCGTCGACATCGATCCCACCAAGATTGACTTCTTCACCGATCCGGAGACAGCGAAGACGGCAGAGCCTTACTTCGACTACATGCTCGCCAACCATCCGGTGTGGCGTGAGCCAAAGTACGGTGTCGTAATCGTCACGGGATACGAAGAAGCTCTGCAGGTGTACCACCAGCCTGAGGTTTACTCCTCGCTCAACCGCACGGGCGGGCCGGTTCTCGACCTGCCCGTCGAACTCGTCGGCGACGACCTGAGCGAGCTCCTCGAGAAGTACCGTGAGTACTTCCCGAACAACGACCAGATTGTCACCTTCGATCCGCCGGTTCACACCGACCACCGCACGCTCCTGATGGGTCTCATCACACCGAAGCGCCTAAAAGAGAACGAGGACTTCCTCAAACGCACCGCGGACCGCTTCCTTGACGGGATCATCCCGCGGGGCAACTGCGACTTCATCTGGGACTATGCCAAGGGCTACACCATCCTCGCGGTGGCCGACCTGCTCGGCGTGCCCGAGGAGGACCACCCAATGCTGCTTGAGTTACTCGCCTCGGCTCCGGGTCCCGTGCTCGGCAACCTCGAGCTCCAGGCCAGCCATCACAGCAGCATTGAAAAGCTCTACGACTACTTCGTCGCGAAGATCGAAGAACGCCGCAATGATCCGAAGGAGGACGTGATCACCGGCATGGCGCTGGCCACCTTCCCCGACGGCTCCCTTCCCGAGCCACTTGAGGTCGCCCGTATCGCGTCCAACATGTTTGCCGCCGGCCAGGAGACCACGGTGCAGCTGATGGGCATCGCCCTGCAGCGTATCGCCGAGGACCAGGACCTGCAGGGCCTGCTGCGCCGTGAACCCTCGCTGATTCCAAAGTTCATCGAGGAAACGCTCCGCATCGAAGCACCCATCAAGGGATCCTTCCGGCTCACCAAAGTCGCCACCAGCATCGGCGGACACGACCTCTCCCCAGGCACCGTCGTCATGCTCCTGCACGGAGCCTCGGGCCGCGATCCCCGGCTCTTCGACAATCCGGCCGAGTTCGACATCGAACGTGCGAACGCCAGGCAGCACCTCGCCTTCGGCCGCGGCATCCACACCTGCCCGGGTGCCCCGCTCGCGCGCGCCGAAGCGGTCTTCTCGATCCAGCGCTTCCTCGAACGCACCGAGCGCATGTGGATCAGCGAAGAGCACCACGGCCCGAAGGACGCCCGCGAGTGGGACCTGATCCGTAGCTACAAGTTCCGCGGCCACAACAAGCTCTTCCTCGAGTACACGCCGAAGGAGGCATGA
- a CDS encoding ferredoxin, which produces MMSENLTIDRDRCMGSGQCTFYAPGTFDLDDLSIAIVTNEHGDPEDKIQMAINVCPTRAIALAAAANKEGVQ; this is translated from the coding sequence ATGATGTCTGAAAACCTCACCATCGACCGGGACCGGTGCATGGGCTCGGGGCAGTGCACGTTCTATGCGCCGGGCACCTTCGATCTCGACGATCTCAGCATCGCTATCGTCACCAACGAGCACGGCGACCCTGAAGACAAGATCCAGATGGCCATCAACGTTTGCCCCACCCGGGCCATCGCACTGGCGGCCGCAGCCAACAAGGAAGGTGTGCAATGA
- a CDS encoding Zn-ribbon domain-containing OB-fold protein, giving the protein MTTTTEAPASQPIADMEADSLIGTFPEGQRLVGSQCNTCGCTMIGSRVVCSSCISRDVSRVALPSTGVLYSFTRIHVGTAGIRPLGYVDLDNGVRTLADIREGDVPLRPDMRVELGIDDDDWFFTPAAGEKRED; this is encoded by the coding sequence ATGACAACGACTACCGAGGCCCCAGCCTCACAGCCCATTGCAGACATGGAGGCCGACAGCCTGATCGGCACGTTCCCCGAAGGACAGCGCCTGGTCGGCAGCCAGTGCAACACATGTGGCTGCACGATGATCGGCAGCCGCGTGGTCTGCAGTTCCTGCATCAGCCGCGACGTAAGCCGCGTTGCGCTGCCGAGCACCGGCGTGCTCTACTCCTTCACCCGCATACACGTCGGCACCGCGGGCATCCGCCCGCTTGGCTATGTCGACCTGGACAACGGCGTACGCACCCTGGCCGACATCCGCGAGGGTGACGTGCCACTGCGCCCCGACATGCGGGTCGAGCTTGGTATCGACGACGACGACTGGTTCTTCACGCCGGCGGCCGGCGAAAAGCGAGAGGATTAA
- a CDS encoding thiolase family protein, which produces MSENVFVISAAMIPFGKHRTSSYVGLAVSPLIDAIRDAGIEKSDVDAVYVGHSYGGMMTGQRICKEIGLGTVPTVNVDNACSSGATAIHEAWQAISQGLIDIAVVIGVEKLTQFGGGTLPLSPEDREVKQGIIMPAVYAMRATRYLHETDATPEDLALVSVKARKHGALNPFAQFRKETTVEEVLNARRVADPLTLPMCCPTGDGAAVVVLASERARKRLDSKPGIRVAASVLHSGHVAEGFRDMIKPEISYDSARDAYAMAGVGPKDLDMIELHDAFSIAELIYYEAFGLAEPGHGVDLIRDGKTTFGGDVVVNPSGGLLSKGHPVGASGVAQVAEAFWQLTDQAGARQIDKARWAMTHVTGGGTAGLDHGACTIHIFEAA; this is translated from the coding sequence ATGAGTGAGAATGTATTTGTGATTTCGGCGGCGATGATCCCGTTCGGGAAGCACCGCACCTCCTCGTATGTCGGCCTCGCCGTCTCCCCGCTCATCGATGCGATCCGCGATGCTGGAATTGAAAAGTCGGACGTCGACGCCGTTTATGTCGGCCACTCCTACGGTGGCATGATGACCGGGCAGCGCATCTGCAAAGAGATCGGGCTCGGCACTGTCCCCACGGTCAACGTCGACAACGCCTGCTCAAGCGGTGCCACGGCGATACACGAGGCGTGGCAGGCCATCTCGCAGGGCCTGATCGATATCGCCGTCGTGATCGGCGTCGAGAAGCTGACCCAGTTCGGCGGCGGCACGCTGCCCCTCTCTCCAGAGGACCGCGAGGTCAAGCAGGGCATCATCATGCCCGCGGTCTATGCCATGCGAGCCACCCGCTACCTTCACGAGACCGACGCGACGCCCGAGGACCTCGCACTGGTCAGCGTCAAGGCCCGCAAGCACGGCGCACTGAATCCGTTCGCGCAATTCCGCAAGGAGACGACCGTCGAGGAGGTGCTCAACGCGCGCCGCGTCGCCGACCCGCTGACCCTGCCCATGTGCTGCCCCACAGGTGACGGTGCCGCCGTCGTCGTGCTCGCCTCAGAGCGCGCACGCAAGCGCCTCGACTCCAAGCCAGGCATCCGCGTGGCCGCCTCTGTGCTGCACTCCGGTCATGTCGCCGAGGGCTTCCGCGACATGATCAAGCCCGAGATCTCCTACGATTCGGCCCGCGACGCCTATGCGATGGCCGGCGTCGGGCCAAAGGATCTCGACATGATCGAGCTGCACGATGCGTTCTCGATCGCCGAACTCATTTACTACGAGGCCTTCGGGCTCGCCGAGCCCGGGCACGGCGTGGACCTTATTCGCGACGGCAAGACGACGTTCGGCGGTGATGTTGTGGTGAACCCCAGCGGGGGCCTGCTCTCGAAGGGCCACCCGGTCGGCGCAAGCGGCGTCGCGCAGGTCGCCGAGGCGTTCTGGCAGCTCACTGACCAAGCGGGCGCACGGCAGATCGACAAAGCGCGCTGGGCGATGACCCACGTCACCGGTGGCGGCACCGCTGGCCTCGATCATGGCGCCTGCACCATTCATATCTTCGAGGCGGCATGA
- a CDS encoding CaiB/BaiF CoA transferase family protein, whose protein sequence is MTTIERPPLEGIRVIDLTTFLSGPSATQLLGDLGADVIKVESLAGDSSRAIAGPEIDDVSAYYLANNRNKRSVAIDLKAPRGLEVMKRLIAGADVVIENFRPGVTTRLGLEPSTILEAQPSLIWASISGFGQEGPLRDRPAYDMVVQALSGVMSLTGHPNAPAARLGIPAGDVVAGLYSVIGILAALRARDETGRGRIIDVSMLRGQLAMLSYQALYTSVNNTAPEPQGAGHDSIATYRSFRGGDGREFVVTANTPRMWEGMCQTLGLGELVSDERFIDAASRLRNKEALWEILEARLAERPADEWVKLLADASVPVAPVKNVLEALEDAREAGDGSLLTLRKGATSFENVATPIRFVDTIDVEPAYPPALGADTISILTRELGLSSLEVKDLLEDGIVLAPSSDRSAAV, encoded by the coding sequence ATGACCACCATCGAGCGTCCGCCACTGGAGGGGATCCGGGTCATCGACCTCACCACCTTCCTTTCCGGCCCTTCGGCAACGCAGCTCCTCGGGGACCTCGGCGCGGACGTCATCAAGGTCGAATCGCTCGCGGGTGACTCAAGCCGCGCCATCGCCGGCCCCGAGATCGACGACGTCAGCGCCTACTACCTGGCGAACAACCGCAACAAACGCAGCGTCGCGATCGACCTCAAGGCTCCGCGGGGCCTTGAGGTCATGAAGCGCCTGATCGCGGGCGCCGACGTCGTCATCGAGAACTTCCGGCCCGGCGTCACCACCCGGCTCGGACTGGAACCCTCGACCATTCTCGAGGCCCAGCCCTCGCTCATCTGGGCGTCCATCAGCGGGTTCGGACAGGAGGGCCCCCTTCGCGACCGCCCGGCCTACGACATGGTGGTGCAGGCCCTCAGCGGGGTTATGAGCCTCACCGGCCACCCGAACGCCCCCGCCGCGCGGCTGGGCATCCCCGCCGGTGACGTCGTCGCGGGGCTGTACTCCGTGATCGGCATCCTGGCCGCCCTCCGGGCGCGGGACGAGACCGGTCGCGGCCGCATTATCGATGTCTCGATGCTGCGGGGCCAGCTGGCGATGCTGTCCTACCAAGCCCTGTACACCTCGGTTAACAACACCGCACCCGAGCCGCAGGGAGCAGGCCACGACTCCATCGCCACCTATCGCTCATTCCGGGGAGGCGACGGCCGCGAGTTCGTCGTCACGGCCAACACCCCCCGGATGTGGGAGGGCATGTGCCAGACGCTCGGCCTCGGCGAACTGGTCAGCGACGAACGCTTCATCGACGCCGCGAGCCGGCTGCGGAACAAAGAGGCCCTCTGGGAAATCCTCGAGGCCCGTCTCGCCGAAAGGCCCGCCGACGAATGGGTCAAGCTCCTCGCAGATGCATCGGTGCCCGTCGCTCCAGTGAAGAACGTCCTCGAGGCGCTCGAGGACGCCCGCGAGGCCGGTGACGGTTCACTCCTCACCCTGAGGAAAGGCGCGACCTCGTTCGAAAACGTCGCAACACCAATCCGCTTTGTCGACACGATCGACGTCGAACCGGCCTACCCGCCGGCTCTCGGCGCAGACACCATCAGCATCCTCACCCGGGAGCTTGGGCTCTCGAGCCTGGAGGTCAAGGATTTGCTGGAGGACGGGATAGTCCTTGCACCGTCGAGCGATCGCTCGGCAGCAGTGTAG
- a CDS encoding MarR family winged helix-turn-helix transcriptional regulator gives MALASDTAADLVYRILDLQRVVKCAAAASVRGNVAGVAVHGVLKFVGEGESRATQLAERLGVSAPVLSRHIADLEEQGYVIRRQDPDDGRAQLLALTDSGAEKLGQIEARRTATLQEYLQDWSQEDAEATAKTLKKLAESLKDSARAKSAGPRVPSR, from the coding sequence ATGGCACTTGCATCGGATACGGCAGCAGATCTCGTCTACCGGATCTTGGACCTTCAGCGCGTGGTGAAGTGCGCAGCCGCTGCAAGCGTGCGCGGGAACGTCGCCGGCGTTGCGGTACACGGCGTTCTCAAGTTCGTCGGGGAGGGGGAATCGCGCGCCACCCAGCTGGCCGAGCGGCTGGGTGTCAGCGCGCCGGTTCTCAGTCGCCACATCGCGGACCTTGAAGAGCAGGGTTACGTCATCCGGCGGCAGGATCCTGACGACGGCCGGGCCCAGTTGCTTGCCCTCACCGACTCAGGCGCGGAGAAGCTGGGGCAGATCGAAGCGCGGCGCACCGCCACTTTGCAGGAGTATCTCCAGGACTGGAGCCAGGAAGACGCCGAAGCTACAGCGAAGACTCTAAAGAAACTCGCTGAATCGCTGAAGGATTCAGCCCGGGCAAAGTCGGCCGGACCCCGCGTTCCATCCCGCTGA
- a CDS encoding MarR family winged helix-turn-helix transcriptional regulator gives MDQQAARAVEFESMLLGRHLGLLSRRSGGQLDRSAYTLLNRIRIEGSMSIGELSDALGLDASTLNRQTAAMMRAGLAERIADPDGGIARKFRITPQGERLLDEEREANVKALSRVLQDWTSQDVAEFALALKRFNGDIERLDGHPWPRPQ, from the coding sequence ATGGATCAGCAAGCCGCGCGGGCTGTCGAATTCGAGTCCATGCTGCTGGGCCGCCACCTGGGCCTGCTCTCTCGGCGCAGCGGTGGCCAGCTGGACCGCAGCGCCTACACCCTGCTCAACCGCATCAGGATCGAGGGGTCGATGAGCATAGGCGAACTCAGCGATGCCCTTGGGTTGGACGCCTCAACCCTGAACCGCCAGACCGCGGCCATGATGCGGGCCGGGTTGGCCGAACGCATTGCCGACCCGGATGGAGGCATTGCCCGCAAGTTCCGCATCACGCCTCAGGGCGAACGCCTCCTGGACGAGGAACGTGAGGCTAACGTGAAGGCCCTTTCCCGGGTACTGCAGGACTGGACCAGCCAGGATGTTGCGGAATTCGCCCTGGCCCTCAAACGCTTCAACGGCGATATCGAACGGCTGGACGGCCACCCCTGGCCGAGGCCCCAGTAG